Proteins encoded by one window of Blautia argi:
- a CDS encoding ABC transporter ATP-binding protein, whose translation MKQKKKAEVDNPGKLLMRILGYVGKTYKVHLILVVIGIFVSVLANVQGTMFMKTMIDDYIVPLLQADVPDFRPFAMAILRVACLYAIGVACAYAYNKIMIYVTQGTLKNLRDDMFEKMESLPVKYFDTHPHGDIMSVYTNDIDTLRQMISQSMPQMLSSMITIVSVFISMLVLNIPLTLLTVVMLALMISVTKKIAALSGKHFMDQQVNIGKLNGYIEEMMEGQKVVKVFCHEEEAMKQFDELNNQLFESADNANKCANYLGPVNAQLGNVNYVVCAVAGGMLAINGIGGFTLGGLASFLTFNKSIGMPVNQISQQLNSIVMALAGAKRIFDLMDEKPEEDHGYVTLVNAKWENGQLTESQERTGHWAWKHYHKADDTTTYVELKGDMVLDGVDFGYNEDKIVLHDIKMYATPGQKIAFVGSTGAGKTTITNLLNRFYDIQDGKIRYDGININKIRKGDLRRSMGIVLQDTNLFTDTVMENIRYGKLDATDEEVIAAAKLANADGFIRRLPEGYNTMLTGNGANLSQGQRQLLSIARAAVADPPVLILDEATSSIDTRTERLVQEGMDRLMEGRTTFVIAHRLSTVRNSDCIMVLEQGRIIERGSHEELMAEKGKYYQLYTGNSVGA comes from the coding sequence ATGAAACAAAAGAAAAAAGCAGAGGTGGACAATCCCGGAAAACTGCTTATGCGAATTCTGGGATATGTGGGAAAAACTTATAAGGTACATCTGATTCTGGTAGTCATAGGGATTTTTGTAAGCGTGCTGGCAAATGTCCAGGGAACCATGTTTATGAAAACCATGATTGATGATTATATTGTGCCTCTTCTTCAGGCAGATGTACCGGATTTTCGGCCCTTTGCCATGGCTATTTTACGGGTTGCCTGTCTTTATGCAATTGGAGTTGCCTGTGCTTATGCATACAACAAAATTATGATTTACGTGACACAGGGAACTCTGAAAAATTTAAGAGATGACATGTTTGAAAAGATGGAAAGTCTTCCGGTGAAATATTTTGACACGCACCCCCATGGGGATATTATGTCCGTGTATACCAATGACATTGACACACTGCGCCAGATGATCAGTCAGAGTATGCCTCAGATGCTGTCCAGCATGATAACCATTGTCAGCGTATTTATCAGTATGCTGGTGCTGAACATTCCTCTGACTCTGCTGACGGTCGTTATGCTGGCTCTGATGATAAGCGTCACAAAAAAGATTGCCGCGTTGTCCGGAAAGCACTTTATGGATCAGCAGGTAAATATCGGTAAGCTGAACGGCTACATTGAAGAAATGATGGAAGGTCAGAAGGTAGTAAAGGTTTTCTGTCACGAGGAAGAGGCAATGAAGCAGTTTGATGAGCTGAATAATCAGCTTTTTGAGAGCGCGGATAATGCCAATAAATGTGCCAATTATCTGGGACCTGTCAATGCGCAGCTTGGAAATGTAAACTATGTGGTCTGTGCGGTTGCTGGAGGAATGCTGGCTATCAATGGCATTGGAGGATTTACCCTGGGCGGCCTTGCCAGCTTTCTGACCTTTAATAAGAGCATCGGTATGCCGGTGAATCAGATTAGTCAGCAGTTAAACAGCATTGTTATGGCTCTGGCAGGCGCCAAGCGAATTTTTGACCTTATGGACGAAAAGCCGGAGGAAGACCACGGCTATGTAACTCTGGTAAATGCAAAGTGGGAAAACGGCCAGCTTACCGAGAGTCAGGAGAGAACCGGACACTGGGCATGGAAGCATTACCATAAGGCAGACGATACCACTACTTATGTGGAATTAAAGGGTGATATGGTACTGGACGGTGTGGATTTCGGATATAACGAGGACAAGATTGTTCTGCATGATATTAAGATGTATGCCACACCTGGTCAGAAGATTGCTTTTGTAGGTTCTACCGGGGCGGGAAAAACTACAATTACCAATCTGTTGAATCGTTTTTATGATATTCAGGACGGTAAAATCCGTTATGACGGGATTAATATCAACAAAATCAGAAAAGGGGATCTGCGCCGTTCCATGGGAATTGTCTTGCAGGATACCAACCTGTTTACGGATACGGTTATGGAAAATATCCGTTATGGAAAGCTGGACGCTACAGATGAAGAGGTCATTGCAGCAGCAAAGCTGGCAAATGCAGATGGATTTATCCGCAGGCTGCCGGAGGGCTACAATACCATGCTGACCGGAAACGGAGCCAACTTAAGCCAGGGACAAAGACAGCTTCTTTCCATTGCAAGAGCTGCTGTGGCAGATCCGCCGGTGCTGATTTTGGACGAAGCTACCAGTTCTATTGATACCAGAACAGAACGTCTGGTGCAGGAAGGCATGGACCGCTTAATGGAGGGCAGAACCACCTTTGTCATTGCCCACAGACTTTCTACAGTCCGAAACAGCGACTGTATTATGGTACTGGAGCAGGGAAGAATCATAGAACGCGGCTCTCACGAAGAGCTTATGGCGGAAAAAGGCAAGTATTATCAGCTTTATACGGGAAATAGTGTGGGCGCATAA
- a CDS encoding ABC transporter ATP-binding protein has translation MIKTLAGQIKEFKKASILTPVFMILEVLFEMMIPLLMASIIDNGVEKGDIGHICKVGIAMAVLALCGLWAGVMGGKYGARASTGFARNLRRAMYENIQNFSFSNIDKFSTAGLITRLTTDVTNLQMAYQMLLRMFTRAPASLICAMVMAFTINAKLASIYLVAVLVLGTCLVLIMSRATKYFQQVFKKYDELNASVQENITGIRVVKAYVREDYENNKFFKAAENVYRMFIKAENIIVANMPLMMFTVYACILGLSWLGAKMIVVGGLTTGELMSLLTYCMNIMMSLMMLSMIFVMVTMSVASAERVTEVLNEKSDITNPENPVMEVKDGSIVFNHVNFSYKKESSEPVLKDIDLQIHAGETIGIIGGTGSAKSSLVNLISRLYDVSEGRVLVGGIDVREYDLEELRNQVAVVLQKNVLFSGTILDNLRWGDKNATEEECIRACRLACADEFIERMPEKYHTYIEQGGSNVSGGQKQRLCIARALLKKPKILVLDDSTSAVDTATDAKIRRAFAEEIPNTTKLIIAQRISSIRDADRIIVMDNGEVNGFGTHEELLANNAIYRDVYESQTKGGGGDFDEASNQGGEA, from the coding sequence ATGATAAAAACCTTAGCCGGACAGATTAAAGAATTTAAGAAAGCCTCGATTCTGACCCCGGTGTTTATGATACTGGAGGTTTTGTTTGAGATGATGATTCCCCTGCTTATGGCGTCCATTATTGATAATGGCGTGGAAAAGGGAGATATTGGTCATATCTGCAAGGTAGGAATTGCCATGGCTGTGCTGGCTCTGTGCGGTCTGTGGGCAGGTGTTATGGGAGGTAAATACGGCGCCCGGGCGTCTACCGGATTCGCCAGAAACCTGCGAAGAGCCATGTATGAAAACATTCAGAATTTTTCTTTTTCCAATATTGACAAATTCAGCACCGCTGGTCTGATTACCCGTCTGACCACAGATGTCACCAACCTGCAAATGGCGTACCAGATGCTGCTGCGTATGTTTACTCGTGCCCCGGCAAGTCTGATTTGCGCCATGGTTATGGCGTTTACCATTAATGCAAAGCTGGCGAGTATTTATCTGGTGGCGGTTCTGGTACTGGGAACCTGTCTGGTACTGATTATGAGCAGGGCGACGAAGTATTTCCAGCAGGTATTTAAAAAGTATGATGAATTAAATGCCAGTGTACAGGAAAATATTACAGGTATCCGTGTGGTAAAAGCCTATGTAAGAGAAGATTATGAAAACAACAAATTCTTTAAAGCAGCAGAAAACGTATATCGTATGTTCATCAAAGCAGAGAACATTATTGTGGCAAACATGCCTCTTATGATGTTTACCGTATATGCCTGCATTCTGGGGCTGAGCTGGCTTGGCGCCAAGATGATTGTGGTAGGCGGACTCACTACGGGAGAACTGATGAGCCTTCTGACCTATTGCATGAATATTATGATGAGTTTGATGATGCTGTCCATGATTTTCGTTATGGTAACTATGAGTGTGGCATCAGCAGAGCGTGTCACAGAGGTGCTAAATGAAAAAAGTGATATTACCAATCCTGAAAATCCTGTGATGGAAGTAAAAGATGGCAGCATTGTTTTCAATCATGTAAACTTTTCCTATAAGAAGGAAAGCAGCGAGCCGGTGTTAAAGGATATTGATTTACAGATTCATGCAGGAGAAACCATAGGAATTATCGGCGGAACGGGAAGCGCCAAATCCAGTCTGGTAAACCTTATCAGCCGTCTTTATGACGTGAGCGAAGGAAGGGTGCTGGTGGGCGGTATTGATGTCCGCGAATATGATCTGGAGGAGCTTCGTAATCAGGTGGCAGTGGTGCTGCAAAAGAACGTCCTTTTCAGCGGAACGATTTTGGACAACCTGCGCTGGGGCGATAAAAATGCTACAGAAGAAGAGTGTATCCGTGCCTGCCGTCTGGCATGTGCTGATGAATTTATTGAGCGTATGCCGGAGAAATATCACACCTACATAGAACAGGGCGGAAGCAATGTATCAGGTGGACAGAAGCAGAGGCTTTGTATTGCAAGAGCGCTGCTGAAAAAACCGAAAATCCTGGTGCTGGACGATTCTACCAGCGCAGTGGATACTGCCACAGACGCTAAAATCCGCAGAGCCTTTGCAGAGGAGATTCCAAATACCACAAAGTTGATTATTGCACAGCGAATTTCCAGTATCAGGGACGCAGACCGGATTATTGTTATGGACAACGGAGAAGTCAACGGCTTTGGTACCCATGAGGAACTGCTTGCAAATAACGCGATTTACAGGGATGTATACGAATCCCAGACAAAAGGCGGAGGCGGAGATTTTGATGAAGCTTCCAATCAGGGAGGTGAGGCATAA